One stretch of Oxobacter pfennigii DNA includes these proteins:
- a CDS encoding response regulator transcription factor: MAHILIVEDEKPINDLIAMNLELVGHTSYQAYEGNEAIEYLKQNIYSLIIMDIMLPGMDGFSLMQYIPENTPVIFLTAMGNLSDRVKGLKLGADDYIVKSFETVELLARIEAVLRRMNRAVNIFSCENY; the protein is encoded by the coding sequence ATGGCACACATCCTCATAGTCGAGGACGAAAAACCCATAAACGATCTTATTGCTATGAACCTCGAGCTTGTTGGCCATACCAGCTACCAGGCATACGAAGGCAATGAGGCGATTGAATATTTAAAACAGAATATATATTCACTTATTATAATGGACATAATGCTTCCGGGCATGGACGGTTTCTCCCTAATGCAGTATATCCCCGAAAATACACCGGTGATTTTCCTTACTGCCATGGGTAATCTTTCCGACAGAGTAAAAGGCCTTAAACTGGGTGCTGACGATTATATAGTTAAATCCTTTGAAACAGTTGAGCTGTTGGCGCGTATTGAAGCTGTGCTCAGGCGGATGAATAGGGCAGTAAACATTTTTTCTTGTGAAAATTATTAA
- a CDS encoding helix-turn-helix transcriptional regulator — MISTNLRKLRKVRRYTQEEVADKIGVSRQAVAKWENAETVPDINNCMILAELYGVTLDDLVNYSEDKEKIGIPPKGKHIYGLVKVGERGQIVIPKKAREIFNIYPGDSLLVLGDEAQGIAIVKNENFLQFAREIFNVQEYKEEDE, encoded by the coding sequence ATGATAAGTACGAACTTGAGGAAATTGAGAAAAGTGCGTAGATACACACAAGAAGAAGTTGCTGATAAAATCGGTGTTTCAAGACAAGCTGTTGCGAAATGGGAAAACGCGGAAACAGTTCCGGATATCAATAATTGCATGATACTGGCAGAATTATATGGAGTGACATTGGATGATTTGGTAAATTATTCTGAAGATAAAGAAAAGATAGGTATTCCGCCGAAGGGGAAACACATATATGGATTAGTAAAGGTTGGAGAACGAGGACAAATCGTAATTCCTAAAAAAGCAAGAGAGATATTTAACATTTATCCCGGAGACAGCTTATTGGTTCTCGGTGATGAAGCCCAGGGAATTGCAATCGTTAAAAACGAGAATTTCCTGCAGTTTGCACGTGAAATCTTCAATGTACAGGAATATAAGGAGGAAGATGAATGA
- a CDS encoding ABC transporter ATP-binding protein, which produces MIAIQTMNLTKKFQEKTAVNTLNLSIEQGELFALLGLNGAGKTTTIKMLTCLSSPTSGDATLLGDSIVSNPHAVKEKINVSPQETAVARNLSVKENLELITQIYGFGKKDIEIKVEEMLTTFNLTEVAKDKAKTLSGGTQRRLSIAMALISNPKILFLDEPTLGLDVIARRELWTAIEKLKGNITIILTTHYMEEAEALSDRIGVIAKGELKAIGTAGELIAETKSRTLEDAFVSLAAKKEAGV; this is translated from the coding sequence ATGATTGCAATACAAACAATGAATTTGACAAAGAAGTTCCAGGAGAAAACCGCTGTGAATACTCTCAATCTTTCTATTGAACAAGGTGAACTCTTTGCTTTGCTGGGATTGAATGGTGCAGGTAAGACTACAACTATTAAGATGCTGACTTGCCTTAGCAGTCCTACCAGCGGCGATGCAACTTTGCTTGGAGACAGTATTGTCTCAAATCCCCATGCAGTAAAGGAAAAGATTAATGTGTCACCCCAGGAAACTGCTGTAGCTCGCAATTTATCTGTAAAGGAAAATCTTGAACTGATCACTCAGATATATGGATTTGGCAAGAAAGATATAGAAATAAAAGTGGAGGAGATGCTTACAACTTTTAATCTTACAGAAGTGGCTAAAGATAAAGCAAAAACTTTATCGGGAGGAACCCAGAGACGACTTAGTATTGCAATGGCACTTATTTCCAACCCGAAGATACTTTTTCTTGATGAACCTACACTGGGACTTGATGTTATCGCAAGACGAGAGCTGTGGACTGCCATTGAGAAATTAAAAGGAAATATCACTATAATTCTTACAACCCATTATATGGAGGAAGCAGAAGCACTTTCGGACAGAATAGGAGTCATAGCGAAAGGAGAATTAAAGGCAATTGGAACCGCAGGGGAATTGATCGCAGAGACCAAATCCAGAACACTTGAAGATGCCTTTGTTTCACTGGCTGCAAAAAAGGAGGCAGGAGTATGA
- a CDS encoding ABC transporter permease, translated as MKSLAFAARNRKEILRDPLNMVFGIGFPLAVLLLLSAIQANIPVEMFVIDKIIPGIAVFGLSFVSIFSGMLIAIDRGTSFLMRLFTTPLSASDYIIGYTLPLLPMAILQIAISFVAAFFLGLSVSVNVLLTLIVLIPTAVLFIGIGLLAGSVLNEKQVSSICGALLTNLSAWLSGTWFDLNLIGGWFKSIAYMLPFAHAVDAGRAALSGDYSSILPHLWWVIGYAVVIMVIAVIVFRKKMSGDKE; from the coding sequence ATGAAATCATTAGCATTTGCTGCACGTAACCGTAAAGAGATTCTCAGGGATCCTTTGAATATGGTATTTGGCATAGGTTTTCCATTGGCTGTATTATTGCTGTTATCTGCCATTCAAGCCAATATCCCTGTTGAAATGTTTGTCATTGATAAAATTATCCCGGGAATAGCGGTTTTTGGTCTTTCTTTCGTTTCGATATTCTCCGGAATGTTGATAGCTATAGACAGAGGCACCTCATTTTTGATGCGGTTGTTCACGACTCCCCTTTCTGCCTCTGATTATATCATTGGATACACTCTTCCGCTTTTACCCATGGCGATTCTTCAAATTGCCATAAGCTTTGTTGCAGCATTTTTCTTAGGGCTGTCGGTAAGTGTCAATGTTTTGCTTACTCTTATTGTGCTTATACCAACAGCCGTGCTGTTTATAGGAATCGGATTGTTAGCAGGAAGTGTATTAAATGAAAAGCAGGTGAGCAGCATCTGCGGAGCACTATTGACTAATTTAAGCGCATGGTTGAGCGGAACATGGTTTGACTTAAATCTGATTGGCGGTTGGTTCAAAAGTATCGCATATATGCTTCCGTTTGCTCACGCTGTGGACGCGGGCAGAGCTGCCCTTTCCGGAGACTATTCTTCGATTTTACCGCATCTATGGTGGGTAATTGGATATGCCGTTGTTATAATGGTTATTGCAGTTATTGTATTCAGAAAGAAGATGAGCGGCGACAAAGAATAG
- a CDS encoding VOC family protein has protein sequence MNNIPTIKLKSIVLDCPDIQALSDFYIRMLGWEKDSAEEEDFLAIHSPLGGARIAFQTNTDYVPPVWPEEPNAQQQMLHIDFAIQSKEDMERAVKHAISCGATKADTQYCDEWTVMIDPVGHPFCFVVWGYLY, from the coding sequence ATGAATAACATACCTACAATCAAATTGAAGTCAATTGTACTTGATTGCCCCGATATTCAAGCTTTGTCTGATTTTTATATTCGGATGCTTGGATGGGAAAAGGATTCTGCAGAGGAAGAGGATTTTCTAGCCATCCATTCTCCGCTGGGCGGTGCTAGGATTGCTTTTCAAACCAACACTGACTATGTTCCGCCTGTTTGGCCAGAAGAACCTAATGCGCAGCAGCAAATGTTACACATCGACTTTGCGATACAAAGTAAGGAAGATATGGAACGTGCTGTGAAACACGCAATTTCATGCGGGGCAACGAAAGCAGACACCCAGTATTGCGACGAGTGGACGGTCATGATTGACCCTGTGGGGCATCCATTTTGTTTTGTCGTTTGGGGATATTTATATTAA
- a CDS encoding thioredoxin domain-containing protein, with protein sequence MKNKISNKLINEKSPYLLQHAHNPVDWYPWSEEAFEKARQEDKPIFLSIGYSTCHWCHVMEKESFEDEDVAEILNKHFVSIKVDREERPDVDSIYMAVCQSLTGSGGWPLTIFMTPDKKPFYAGTYFSKRNRYGRIGLVELLNEIKKSWDEKREELIKSSDEITAAIKSSSIVYDDAFVGKETVKECFMGLQNFYDTLYGGFGNSPKFPTPHNLLFLMRYYKSQGDEKALNIVENTLISMYKGGVFDHVGYGFSRYSTDRKWLVPHFEKMLYDNALMALAYTEAYQITRKTIYKEIAQKIFTYVMRDMISPEGGFYSAEDADSEGEEGKFYVWTTEDVMEAAGEGGELFLKYYDITERGNFEGKNIPNLIQSDIDEIESNNELKHKLDLIRKKLFDYREKRIHPLKDDKILTSWNGLMIAALSLGGRVFKNDEYIMESKKAADFLLEKLVRKDGRLLLRYREGETANLGYLDDYAFLIWGLIELYQALLDPLYLKKALKLNEDMIKLFWDDEAGGLYLYGTDSEELITRPKEIYDGAMPSGNSVSLYNMLRLYNFSGNESLKEKAHEIIKSFGGIVNDTPMYYTFYMLGVMFSISETKEILVAGKREDAETQHILNEINDVFLPFATVVLNDGSTYLEEINPFLKAMGKKDEKTTVYICQDYSCKSPITDAHKLKEQLS encoded by the coding sequence ATGAAAAATAAAATATCAAATAAATTAATCAACGAAAAATCCCCCTATCTTTTGCAGCATGCCCATAATCCAGTGGATTGGTACCCCTGGTCTGAAGAAGCCTTTGAAAAAGCAAGGCAGGAAGATAAACCAATTTTTCTTTCCATCGGCTATTCTACTTGTCACTGGTGTCATGTCATGGAAAAGGAAAGCTTTGAAGATGAAGATGTCGCGGAAATTTTAAATAAGCATTTTGTTTCAATTAAAGTAGACCGTGAAGAGCGACCGGATGTAGACAGCATATATATGGCCGTATGCCAGTCCTTGACCGGCAGCGGAGGCTGGCCTTTAACAATATTTATGACACCGGATAAAAAGCCTTTTTATGCAGGCACATATTTTTCTAAAAGAAACAGGTACGGAAGGATAGGTTTGGTTGAATTACTCAATGAAATAAAAAAATCCTGGGATGAAAAAAGAGAAGAGCTTATAAAATCCAGTGATGAGATAACAGCTGCAATAAAATCATCATCGATTGTTTATGACGATGCTTTTGTAGGCAAAGAAACAGTGAAGGAATGTTTTATGGGGCTGCAAAATTTCTACGATACTTTATATGGAGGCTTCGGCAACTCGCCCAAATTTCCAACTCCTCACAACCTTTTATTTCTCATGAGATATTATAAAAGCCAAGGAGATGAAAAGGCTCTTAATATTGTCGAAAACACCTTGATATCTATGTATAAGGGAGGAGTTTTCGACCATGTAGGATATGGATTTTCCAGATACTCCACCGACAGAAAATGGCTTGTTCCTCATTTTGAAAAAATGCTTTATGACAATGCTCTAATGGCATTAGCTTATACGGAGGCTTATCAAATAACCAGAAAAACAATCTACAAAGAAATTGCCCAAAAAATTTTTACCTATGTAATGAGGGATATGATTTCACCAGAAGGGGGATTTTACTCTGCTGAGGATGCTGATTCGGAAGGTGAAGAGGGCAAATTTTATGTTTGGACAACGGAAGACGTAATGGAAGCTGCAGGAGAAGGCGGAGAATTATTTTTAAAATACTATGATATAACTGAGAGAGGTAATTTTGAAGGTAAAAATATCCCTAACCTTATACAAAGCGATATTGATGAAATTGAAAGTAATAATGAGCTAAAACATAAACTGGATTTAATCAGAAAAAAACTCTTCGATTACAGGGAAAAGAGGATTCATCCCTTAAAGGATGATAAAATACTTACCTCCTGGAACGGCCTTATGATTGCCGCACTATCCCTTGGCGGCCGGGTATTTAAAAATGATGAATATATAATGGAATCAAAAAAGGCTGCTGATTTTTTACTTGAAAAGCTTGTAAGAAAAGACGGAAGGCTTCTTTTAAGGTATAGGGAGGGAGAAACGGCCAATTTAGGATATCTTGATGATTATGCCTTTTTAATATGGGGGCTTATAGAGCTATATCAGGCTTTATTAGACCCGTTGTATCTAAAAAAAGCTTTAAAATTGAATGAGGATATGATTAAATTATTTTGGGACGACGAAGCAGGAGGGCTATATTTATATGGTACTGACAGTGAGGAATTAATAACCCGCCCTAAAGAAATATATGACGGAGCTATGCCTTCGGGAAATTCCGTTTCTTTATACAATATGCTCAGGCTGTATAATTTTTCAGGAAATGAAAGCTTGAAAGAAAAGGCCCATGAAATAATAAAATCTTTTGGCGGCATTGTAAATGATACCCCAATGTATTACACCTTTTATATGCTAGGAGTAATGTTTTCAATCAGCGAAACAAAAGAAATACTTGTAGCAGGAAAGAGGGAGGATGCCGAAACTCAGCATATATTAAATGAAATAAATGATGTGTTTCTGCCCTTTGCTACTGTTGTATTAAATGATGGAAGTACATATTTAGAAGAGATAAATCCATTCTTAAAGGCCATGGGAAAAAAGGACGAAAAGACTACTGTATATATATGCCAGGATTACTCCTGTAAAAGCCCTATAACAGATGCTCATAAATTAAAGGAGCAGCTGAGTTAA
- a CDS encoding formate--tetrahydrofolate ligase: MGFKSDIEIAQEATLKDIREIGKKLGLSEDDLELYGKYKAKVDYNLLKRETGKKAKLILVTAINPTPAGEGKTTTTIGVADALSKIGKNVLVALREPSLGPVFGVKGGAAGGGYAQVVPMEDINLHFTGDFHAIGAANNLLAAMLDNHIYQGNALGIDTRKITWRRAMDMNDRQLRFITDGLGGSTNGVPREDGFDITVASEVMAVFCLASDIIDLKERLGRIIVAYTRDSKPITAKDLNAHGAMAALLKDALKPNLVQTLEGTPAFIHGGPFANIAHGCNSVTATKMAMHFADYVVTEAGFGADLGAEKFLDIKCRMAGLEPNAVVIVATVRALKYNGGVPKADLGNENLEALEKGLPNLLKHVENITKVFGLPAVVAINRFPLDTEAELELVRTKCKELGVNVALSEVWAKGGEGGVELANEVLRLIESGEKNFQFCYDVNMSIKDKIKAIATKVYGADGVNFTAAAEKEIKTLTDLGFDKTPICMAKTQYSLTDDQTKLGRPTGFTITVRQVKISAGAGFVVALTGEIMTMPGLPKVPSAEKIDVDAAGKIAGLF; the protein is encoded by the coding sequence ATGGGATTTAAATCCGATATTGAAATCGCTCAAGAAGCCACGTTGAAAGACATCAGGGAGATAGGTAAGAAATTGGGCCTGTCAGAAGATGACCTTGAACTCTACGGAAAATACAAAGCAAAGGTCGACTACAACCTTCTTAAGAGGGAAACTGGTAAAAAAGCAAAATTAATACTTGTTACAGCTATTAACCCAACTCCTGCAGGAGAAGGAAAAACAACTACTACAATAGGTGTTGCAGATGCTTTATCAAAAATTGGAAAGAATGTGTTGGTTGCTTTAAGAGAACCATCATTAGGACCGGTTTTCGGAGTTAAAGGCGGAGCAGCAGGCGGCGGATATGCACAGGTTGTTCCAATGGAAGATATAAACCTTCATTTTACAGGTGACTTCCATGCTATAGGAGCAGCAAACAACCTACTTGCAGCTATGTTGGACAATCACATTTATCAAGGAAATGCCCTTGGAATAGATACAAGGAAGATCACCTGGAGAAGAGCAATGGACATGAACGACAGACAGTTAAGATTTATAACTGACGGTCTTGGCGGTTCTACAAACGGTGTCCCAAGAGAAGACGGCTTCGACATTACTGTTGCATCAGAAGTTATGGCTGTATTCTGCCTTGCAAGCGATATAATTGACTTAAAAGAAAGACTTGGAAGAATCATTGTTGCTTACACTAGGGACAGCAAGCCAATTACTGCAAAAGATTTAAATGCACACGGTGCTATGGCTGCACTCTTAAAAGATGCATTAAAACCAAACCTCGTTCAGACTCTCGAAGGAACTCCTGCATTTATCCATGGAGGACCATTCGCTAATATAGCTCACGGCTGTAACTCAGTTACTGCAACAAAGATGGCTATGCATTTTGCTGACTATGTTGTTACAGAAGCTGGTTTCGGCGCTGATCTCGGAGCAGAAAAATTCCTTGATATCAAGTGTAGAATGGCCGGTTTAGAACCAAACGCAGTTGTTATAGTTGCTACAGTAAGAGCACTTAAATACAACGGCGGAGTTCCAAAAGCTGATTTAGGAAATGAAAACTTAGAAGCTCTTGAAAAAGGACTTCCAAATCTCTTAAAGCATGTTGAAAATATTACAAAAGTATTCGGACTTCCTGCAGTTGTTGCAATAAACAGATTCCCGCTTGATACTGAAGCTGAGCTTGAACTGGTTAGAACTAAGTGCAAAGAACTTGGCGTAAACGTTGCTTTGTCAGAAGTTTGGGCAAAAGGCGGAGAAGGCGGAGTAGAGCTTGCTAACGAAGTATTAAGACTCATCGAATCAGGCGAAAAGAACTTCCAGTTCTGCTATGATGTTAATATGTCAATCAAAGATAAGATTAAAGCTATAGCTACTAAAGTATACGGTGCAGACGGCGTAAACTTCACAGCTGCTGCAGAAAAAGAAATTAAAACTCTTACTGATCTTGGATTTGACAAAACTCCAATATGTATGGCAAAAACTCAGTATTCACTTACTGACGACCAGACTAAACTCGGAAGACCTACTGGCTTTACTATCACAGTCAGACAGGTTAAGATATCCGCTGGTGCTGGCTTCGTAGTTGCCCTCACTGGAGAAATAATGACAATGCCTGGACTTCCGAAAGTTCCATCTGCAGAAAAGATCGACGTTGATGCAGCCGGAAAAATTGCCGGATTGTTCTAA
- a CDS encoding cyclodeaminase/cyclohydrolase family protein, which produces MKLVNKSCTEFVDVLSSKAAVPGGGGAAALVGSMGTALAGMVCNLTSGKKKYAQYEEDIQKILKESLTLQQELLDMVDEDAEEFLPLSKAYGLPAETDAEKAEKEKVLQEALKNACGVPIKIVRKCYEAIKLHEELVEKGSKLAISDVGVGVQCLRAAIISGQLNVIININMIKDQEFVSKVKEETDRLVNDGVKIADKVYERVLEIL; this is translated from the coding sequence TTGAAATTAGTAAATAAATCTTGTACGGAATTTGTAGATGTTCTTTCTTCTAAAGCTGCTGTTCCCGGCGGAGGCGGGGCAGCAGCTTTAGTTGGAAGTATGGGTACTGCTCTTGCAGGCATGGTGTGCAACCTAACATCAGGCAAGAAAAAATATGCTCAATACGAAGAAGATATACAGAAAATATTGAAGGAATCCCTAACTCTTCAGCAGGAGCTTCTTGATATGGTTGATGAAGATGCTGAAGAATTTTTACCCCTTTCAAAAGCATACGGCCTTCCAGCAGAAACCGATGCAGAAAAGGCTGAAAAAGAAAAGGTATTGCAGGAAGCATTGAAAAATGCCTGTGGAGTACCAATTAAAATAGTAAGGAAATGCTATGAAGCAATAAAGCTTCATGAAGAACTGGTTGAGAAAGGCTCTAAGCTTGCCATAAGCGACGTAGGCGTTGGAGTACAGTGCTTAAGGGCAGCTATTATAAGCGGACAGTTAAATGTAATAATCAATATTAATATGATAAAAGACCAGGAATTCGTAAGCAAAGTAAAGGAAGAAACGGACAGGTTGGTAAATGACGGCGTAAAAATTGCTGATAAAGTGTATGAAAGAGTATTAGAAATACTTTAA
- a CDS encoding bifunctional 5,10-methylenetetrahydrofolate dehydrogenase/5,10-methenyltetrahydrofolate cyclohydrolase yields MGEIIKGKPVADKMTDDLTAEVAALNAKGITPKLTIVRVGARPDDLAYEKGALSKCQKVGLATEVKELPLDITQDDFIAELRKINNDSNVHGILIFRPLPKQLSEEVIKYEIAPEKDIDCFSPVNAAKLLEGDKSGFPPCTPTAVIEILKYYNVPMEGKKAVVLGRSMVVGKPATLLLLNENATVTICHSRTKDLPKVVSEADIVVAGIGKAKMVKADFIKEGAVVMDVGINLDENGNLCGDVDTEACVEKASLITPVPGGVGSVTTSILAKHVIKACKALNNL; encoded by the coding sequence ATGGGCGAAATTATTAAAGGAAAACCGGTCGCAGATAAAATGACCGATGATTTGACAGCAGAGGTTGCTGCCCTTAATGCAAAAGGAATTACACCAAAGCTTACTATAGTAAGAGTTGGAGCAAGACCTGATGACTTGGCATATGAAAAGGGTGCTTTAAGCAAATGCCAGAAAGTTGGCCTTGCAACTGAGGTAAAAGAATTACCCTTAGATATTACTCAGGATGATTTTATCGCTGAATTAAGAAAAATCAACAATGATTCAAATGTACACGGTATATTGATATTCAGACCATTACCAAAACAATTAAGCGAAGAAGTAATCAAATATGAAATTGCTCCGGAAAAGGATATTGACTGCTTCAGCCCTGTAAATGCTGCAAAGCTTCTCGAAGGGGATAAAAGCGGATTCCCGCCCTGCACTCCTACAGCTGTTATCGAAATTTTAAAATATTATAACGTACCAATGGAAGGCAAAAAAGCTGTTGTTCTCGGAAGATCAATGGTTGTTGGAAAACCTGCAACGTTATTGCTCTTAAACGAAAATGCTACAGTTACAATCTGCCATTCAAGGACAAAGGACCTTCCTAAAGTAGTAAGCGAAGCAGATATCGTCGTTGCAGGTATCGGTAAAGCAAAGATGGTAAAAGCAGACTTCATTAAAGAAGGCGCTGTAGTTATGGACGTAGGCATTAACTTAGATGAAAACGGTAACCTCTGCGGAGATGTTGATACTGAAGCTTGCGTTGAAAAGGCTTCATTAATAACACCTGTTCCAGGCGGTGTTGGTTCAGTTACTACTTCCATACTCGCTAAGCATGTTATAAAAGCTTGCAAAGCTTTAAATAACCTCTAA
- a CDS encoding patatin-like phospholipase family protein, translated as MPVSVRITNADAVFEGGGVKGIALAGALLAAEEVGYRWVNVAGTSAGAIVASLIAVGYNSKEIKDIICELNFSAFNDKTMLSNIPIIGPILSIMSVRGVYKGDYIEQWLREKYKAKGKEKFKDIRTEDEDDMYKYKLRVIASDISQKRLLVLPQDIILYGIDPDELDIAKAVRMSMGIPLYYKPVVVRYKKGNRNRKSFIVDGGLLSNFPVWLFDEEGIPSWPTFGFKLVDPELQENKEGKSTINYILSILSTMMEAFDQRYIEISNFNRTIAIPTLGVKTTDFNLSKEKESELYNSGYKAAKHFFEKWNFNNYIQAFRSK; from the coding sequence ATGCCAGTATCAGTTAGAATTACAAATGCCGATGCCGTTTTCGAAGGCGGCGGAGTAAAGGGAATAGCGTTGGCCGGTGCATTGCTTGCAGCAGAAGAGGTAGGATACAGATGGGTTAATGTGGCGGGGACTTCAGCCGGAGCAATTGTCGCTTCCCTCATTGCTGTTGGCTATAATTCAAAGGAAATAAAGGATATAATCTGCGAGCTTAACTTCAGTGCGTTTAATGATAAGACAATGCTGAGCAATATACCAATTATAGGACCCATATTATCCATCATGAGCGTAAGGGGAGTATACAAAGGGGACTATATTGAGCAATGGCTTAGAGAGAAGTATAAGGCAAAGGGCAAAGAGAAGTTCAAGGATATAAGGACAGAGGATGAGGATGATATGTATAAATATAAACTGAGGGTAATAGCATCGGATATCAGCCAGAAAAGGCTTTTAGTCCTGCCCCAGGATATAATCTTATATGGTATTGATCCTGATGAACTGGATATAGCAAAGGCAGTTCGAATGAGCATGGGTATACCTCTTTATTATAAGCCTGTAGTAGTTCGCTATAAAAAAGGAAACAGAAATCGCAAAAGCTTTATTGTGGACGGCGGACTTTTAAGCAATTTCCCGGTGTGGCTCTTTGATGAAGAAGGCATACCATCCTGGCCTACCTTTGGTTTTAAGCTGGTGGACCCTGAATTGCAGGAAAATAAAGAGGGAAAAAGCACAATCAATTATATTTTAAGCATATTATCCACCATGATGGAAGCCTTCGATCAGAGATATATCGAAATCAGCAATTTTAACAGGACCATTGCTATACCAACCTTGGGAGTAAAAACCACGGATTTTAATTTAAGCAAGGAAAAGGAATCAGAGCTTTATAATTCAGGTTATAAGGCAGCAAAGCACTTCTTTGAAAAATGGAATTTCAATAACTATATACAGGCATTCAGGTCAAAATGA